The nucleotide window agtttaaaattaatagttaaatttaaaGATTGGAATAGTATagagccaagcttgagcttggctcATCATATTGAACTCTAGCTTGACTTTGTCAAAACTCATCAAACTTGGTCTTAGGCTTAAGCTCGACTCCCTTGAGCCAAATAGAGCTTGAACTTCGAGTTGAACTCGAGCAAACCCAAGTTCAAAGTCTGTTTAGCTCGAATCCACCTTTAGCTATGGTAACGTGCACATCATTGAAAGAACCTCTTTAGGGGTGGGAAGAGTGTTAGGATTGATTTTCATCTTTCCTTGTGATTTTATTCTATTTAGTACAATTTTGAGAGCATAAGATTGAGTGCTAATACTTCCATTAATTATTTTGCATTTTCCTTTGTATATATGAAGTTTCTATAAATATTACAGCAATATgaattagggttgaattcgagctcggctcggctcggtttatttatgggcggctcgagttcggctcgttttcagctcgGCTCGGCACATTTTccatattaaaacgacatcgttttgtatatatatggatcaaaacgatgtcgttttgtataaaaaatttaaaaaaaaaatctaccgagccaacccgagccagctcaagcttgatcgagccgagcagagcccggctcgtttcgggctcgaaccgagccgagctgagctcgagctcgagctggttcggctcgagtccagccctaataTGAATGGCAACAAGGTTCATACTTGATGTTTGtaaatgtattcaaaatagTGCAATTTGAGTTCATGATTAAAACTTTAAGATGGAATTATTATCAAGTAATGTAaagcattataaaaaaataagatggGAAAGGGAGACTGCTTTAACATTCTAATTGCTATATAAGTCAGTACTTTTGTGTGTGAAATCTTGATTCAGTTACTGTGATAAATTTCTCCTCACATATTGTGGATATTGggaaactagaaaaaaaaaccttgagtTCAGTTCCAATACTCTGTAGCTTCCTATACCCATTTGCTTTAGAGTAAAACAGTTGATGTTCTATCTTATGTAACAAAATTTCCATGTATGGAACCTTCATTTTGATGGAAAGCTAAACTTTCCATTGCCATTGAACCGCTAGAGCACAAAAAGAAGACAtctataataatgaaaaaaatcaatgtttATCTAGAAGTCATCTTATAATTGTTCTCAAAATTTTCTGATTGAAAGGGTGGATTGTCAATGAATTTGCTTGAAGCTGATGTCAAAAAAGTTgtcaaaatttgagttttatgcCCAGAAATTCTGCTTCTGCATCTTTCCAACCAATTAATCCTAAAGTAGCTGAAACCTTTTAGTTCTATAACACcaatgtttttcttcttttggtgaaagaatataatttttcaataagcaCTGAAATATCTGAAGCTAAGAGCACACATGGCTTGCTAAAAGTCTTTGAGGGTTTGCTCCTAGACTTCTGCTATGGGACCAAGGAGAGATAATGATTAATATTCACTATGCTTTCTCACACACTTAAGAGATAAGTACACATATGGCATATTCTTCTGAATTATTTCTGATTTTATGAATGAGACTTTCTGAATTTAGAGATGCTTCTTGGTCCGTCCTCTTATTGAACTTGTGAATGAGTTTAATTTGGACAATTGATTTTGCTACAGAATTTATGAACCAGTTGTTCACAATTTTCACTTCAATGTCATATATGATTTCATGTGCAACATGCATatcataatgaaaaaattagttTCTTGTCCCATAGTTTGGATAGAACAGATagcaaaatttcttttttgtgcTATTTTAGTTGCACAGAAATGCACCTGTGGACTATATTTGAATAACAAGCataaattcatttgatattcTTAACTTGTATTGTTACTCTATTATTTTAGGGTCCTGATTTGGTTATCCATCAAAGTAAAGAGTGTTTAGACAGCATGGGGGAGTGGTGTCAGAATCAGCATGAAGCTAGTGGTAAGCAACTTGACACAAATGGTTTTACTAGATATTTTATCCTGTCTATATATGTCTGCATAAAGTAGCATCTCATGTAAGAGAGTATCTCAAGCACTTCTAAATTACTGCAGGGTTGACAAAAAAAGTGCTCCTAAGCACGCTGAGTGAAAGAGAAGCTGAAAAGCAGGTGTGTGATAACACTATCTAGTGCTACGCCATAAGGCATAGTTTCACAATTACAAACCttgtcatttataagattttagaaATTGTGTGAAACTTGTTAAAACCTTTGTTTTGGTCATACCTTAACATCAAAAGGAcacttaaaatggaaaaaacatgtcatttgaaatttttttgtcctgaaattttgttgtttataaGATGTTTCTTTCGGGGAGTTTTGGAGACAATTTGAGAATCATTTAGAGAGGATGAATTTATCCTTGCAGCCTTTAGCTAAAAAGGGgttataagaatattaaaaatcttagaggAGTATGAGagtataataatttgaaatcagATCTCAATTACGGTAAAAAAGGGGCTGTTAAGGCTGAAAATTTTTACTGATGTTTCATCAAGAAGTTTAATAGATGGAATGTGAGAGGCATTAGCGGTGGAATATTATGAGTTGTATTTCTACATTCATTGAGGCATTTATGCTATTTCAATTAGATGTCCTTGTTGATTCttcatttcttgttttttaatttaagatgcATTTGTTGCAAGCTTCAATGCTGCAGgtaatagaatttgttaagaGAAATGTTGGAACATACACACCTCTTCTAGCAGGGAATTCAGTTTATGTGgactttcaatttttaaaggtAATGCAACAAAGCTCCTAAATCtcgtttttaatttttaaagaattgtCGACGAGTGGGTTTGGGTAATTCATTTCTCCATTaacttatattcattttttcttttataaaagatcagataattattttttaaaaattgataggcCTCTATTGAACCACCTTTGTTATAGTGCCTCTGTAGAAATGATCACTGGTTCCTGATCTAAACTATTGTGAACCTATTGTTGGAAAACAGCACAACATTTGGCTGCAGAAGTTGGTTAAACTTTTGGTTGCCCAAATCTTTGACCGCTTCCCACGGCAAAAAACCATATCTCTTCTTGTGTTAACTATATGGTTGCATAGGTTAGCAATTTTTGAACATTCGGTGTAGATGGTTTCAACAGATTAGCTACTACTGGATCACTACTCCTTGTTGATAAATTCTTGGTAGTTTTATGTCTCCATAAATTTCCATCATTTGAGGTGCATTGTTTATCCTCTTAACCAGCTTTAGCTTTGCAGAAATACATGCCTGATTTGGCTAGTCTCTTTTCTCATGTACTCGTTGATGTTAGTAGTGTGAAAGCTCTATGTATTCGCTGGTATCCTAAAGGTAATTGTCTTAAAATAGCATGCTAATTCTGAAATTCTGTGATTTTGTTAAGtatgatgaataaaaaattgttgtttcttttacctttttatattCTCAGTCAATATTCCTGTGCTTAGGTAGCCCTGCATTGCCTGGTTGTGGAGTTTAATCATTATATAGATGTTAAAATAGCTACACCAGTTTTAAAGTCACTATGGTTGTGTTGGAAATTAACCCCACTCGATTAACAATCCAAACTCACTcaataatttcaacaaattaTAAGCAATAAGTTAAGATTGTTTAACTAATAGTAGAGACATTTGATTTATACCAACTCAAAGATACCTAATTAGAGACAATAAACTTATCTCAAACAATAAAATGCAAAATCCTATCTCAATGATTTTCCATTTGATCAGAATGGAAGTCTAGATAACTTCTCTACCTATAGTcttattttttggaattttgagTGCCTGTTGAAGAGAATGATTAAGGAAAAAGAAGCAGATTAACCTGTCAAAGGAGAACACACTGTGTAATCTTATAAGTTGAGGATTCTTTATTTCATAGGATATTTTGCATGAGCATTCGATTCATTTGAATAGAATTGAGAGAATTGGAAAGTGTGgagatttaatttttgtttaattgacttaataattattttgtgtAATCCAAAAAGGGGTTTTGTGTTTTTGAGGGCTAAACTGTGTTTGTAGTAGTTATTGTTTTCTGTTAATCATGAAAAATTTATGAAGTCGTTGGTGCTATGTATCCATTTGCCTAAACTTTATATCCCCTACTATTTCCTGGTGCATGTGTTATTACTCCGATGACTGGAATTTTTCCTTGGTCTAGCTAATTACATAACAAAGACGATATACTCATTTTCAAGGGTAGCTTGAGCTCAGGAGAATTTGATTTCTTCTCTCAATTGAAGTAAACTTAGTGTAGTCATGTATAGAGGGAAAAAGGAGCTAGTGCAACAGAagaatgaatgaaaataaatgtCAAGCCCTTAAAAGATTAGATACTTGTACAGAAACCCATGTAATCAGAAATCATGGAAACACCTTCACAGTAGTGAGCAGTATCAAATCTGTTGTTGGATTTCTTATTAGTTTATGCATTTTTGCTTATTCTGTGATACAACACATTGAGATACTTaaatgctttaattttttagCATAGCAGTTCATATGCATATGATCGAATGCTCATGTTTTGTACAGAAAGCAAGAAAGCTCCATCAAAAGAGAATAGACATAGAGCTTTGGATGATATTAGAGAAAGCATCATGGAACTCAAATACTATAAGGAAAGCATATTTAGATCAAAGTCAAATAAGTAATACAAAAAAGTTGGCTCATGTGATTAGATCTATGGGGGGCAGTCGAGACTTAACCATTTTTGTGACTGGGCATGTATTTTACAATTATAATGttatctcttaaaaattttaatgtgtttatatTGTAAGGTGTCTTATAATGTAATTGTGCTGTAATAACAATGTATCAAGGCTATATGCTGTACATTATGACAATATATTAGGCTTAgattcttggctcttgctcttAGAATTTCACATCCCAATAGGATATAAACCAGAATGCATTTCTATATATTTCTTCATTGTCAAGGTAGTATTAAATCCTTTTGACTAATTTGTTATAAAGGTTTTTCCCTCAGTGCAGCAGTCTTACTAATGAAGGCCCAAAGTCTCCTTTAATAGATGAGATCTCTAGGAAAACTTAGCAATTGTTCCAACATTCTGAACTTTCAACAAGCacctgtaaaaaaaaataaaaaaaaataaaaaataaaactttccATAccaaaattaaaggaaaaaaacattttcagTGGCATTATCAGTGAAAGAAAACAACGATCCCTGTGACAAAAACCTTGGCGACAATTGTTAAAAATGGCATGATGAATGGagtcatttcacaaaatcaGGAGCTCACCCTGGTGACAGCTTAATGTGTGAGAAAATGCTCCATAGGCAATATCACAACAAAGGCCAACGTGAACATCTTCCGTTCCATCAACAATTAGCATGTGGGATGTTTGCCAATGAGGATATGGCAGTTCTGTAAACCATTCCAGGCATTTTGAAATTCTTGACTACCtatagaaacaaaattaaaaaactgaaaaaaaaaaatgacaatgaataatataaaacacaattagAAAGATAAATGGAAGTTGATATACCTGAGTAGTGTTAGGgtgattcttttcttttttttaagctAAGATCTGAGAatgagaaaggaagaaaaaaactataaaatagtTAGGGTAAAAATGGAATTTACTTATATAGTTAGGGCTTAAgtgatattaatattattatttattgtacaAAGTAACTGAAATCCTCTTGATGGGTAAATTTGGTGGACACGTCTACTATGTATACGATGTGTTGTATCAAGCTATCTACGAACAATTTTGAAATGTGATATTTGTCATCACCTTTCGATAAGATCGTTTAATACCATGATAAATCTCATCATATTACATGCACTCTTAATCGAGTAATATAAAAGTTATGGACGTTTCTAAAACAACTACCTTATGTGAACATAGAGTTTATATAATCAGTTGATATACAATGATCTCATCATCATGATTTAACTATTCTGAGGGTATTGATGCCAAACTGTAACTCCTATTTCTATAAGTTCTACCTTCCAAAGAAAAATGTTGCTTTTAGATGTCCATTAATGCAAGATAAAGAAAACTCAACATAATCAAACAATCTTAAATTGATGACACTGCCCTTC belongs to Mangifera indica cultivar Alphonso chromosome 2, CATAS_Mindica_2.1, whole genome shotgun sequence and includes:
- the LOC123209780 gene encoding oligoribonuclease-like isoform X1; this encodes METISNRFSELELDAEDDQLQSSSASSSSRTSGQAKNKAKVSSDAKPVKIEKRNEENSENCLDYKLPLVWIDLEMTGLNIEVDRILEIACIITDGHLKKLVEGPDLVIHQSKECLDSMGEWCQNQHEASGLTKKVLLSTLSEREAEKQVIEFVKRNVGTYTPLLAGNSVYVDFQFLKKARKLHQKRIDIELWMILEKASWNSNTIRKAYLDQSQISNTKKLAHVIRSMGGSRDLTIFVTGHVFYNYNVIS
- the LOC123209780 gene encoding oligoribonuclease-like isoform X2, which translates into the protein METISNRFSELELDAEDDQLQSSSASSSSRTSGQAKNKAKVSSDAKPVKIEKRNEENSENCLDYKLPLVWIDLEMTGLNIEVDRILEIACIITDGHLKKLVEGPDLVIHQSKECLDSMGEWCQNQHEASGLTKKVLLSTLSEREAEKQVIEFVKRNVGTYTPLLAGNSVYVDFQFLKKYMPDLASLFSHVLVDVSSVKALCIRWYPKESKKAPSKENRHRALDDIRESIMELKYYKESIFRSKSNK